From Daucus carota subsp. sativus chromosome 6, DH1 v3.0, whole genome shotgun sequence:
TTCGGATAACACCCCGCGATAGCGAAAAGGCCCAAACGGGGTTTACCACCGAAACAAGTAAAATCACTCACGTCACACACGTTCGGAAAATAAACACGTAATACCACGTATCTTATCTTAATGATATCCCCACCGagcacagggctgaaaaatgggtttctcactaaaacaagaagggtatgggagtgATGGGAATGGGAGCACAAATTATGAGTTAGTGAGCAAATAAAGTTAGTGCACAAATTCCCGATAATAACGAGTggccaactcgagtattttgaaatcaagagagcttaagatgaagagaaatttgtttaaaaagccctttgaaaatggtcgattaagactcggataattgaagctaaaagaaaccacttacacgattattccacgaaagttcgccggagaaattcgtcggaggttcgatacgactttaagcacacgaacgaatttgagcagcccttcgggaggttgaAAAGAGTGGTTTATGAAAATGCTAAGATGAGCGGAGCTTGGTTGGGTAGAACGAAGcttcggggtttaaaaccttgtatatatcgaaatatatgaagaatcgaaggttttaaagatgaagtagaagaagtgggcacttgaataaactttgggagagtgtttcttctctaaaatctcagcatataCTTGGCTATTAGCTTAGAAAAAATGAATGGGTGGAggggtgtatttataggcaagaatgggtggggtaaatgtaagaaaagtagaagtaaaaatgcaaaTGGTAATTTAGCAAACCTTGGCCACTACTCCactttgtccccttgtcccccacacctaaaaaggtgttcttgaccagcatcttggactaaaaattcagggcatttaatgcactagaagacagacacgctttacgagataccgataaaaaccgttacataaaaaacgcgatatttcgaacgtgcgaaataaattacggaaaaattatgataaatcttagaatattagaaaatggcattctggaaattttggtaatttttggtcaactctagcttggtcaaacgttcagccAGTGATCGGGTCGGCAGACAGAAAACGCTCCGAAACGAAGATTCtcggaaaattacgaaaatttaaccatgcactaagaataatatttaattggctaatctcaagtttcaagtcattttggcaagtggaagtattttatttggatttaaaacgataaatcaggttttcgggtttcaaataaaatacgataattctTTTGAGATTATCAGAGAGGGTttatggccaaacttaaaacttgaataaatacttaaaatatattcccataaagataaaatacttttgagggacgggaataatctcaaggtatttaaaccgattttctaagataaaaGCCGTTTTATGAAAAACCGAAACACTTCGTCTTTTGGAAAACAGAGAAGTATACTTGACGaaggttttgataccaaaatacttagaaaaatattggtcatgataaatcatgaatttgatacgttgaaagagctttctaagtattgtgaatatttttctccgaaaaatactgaatttgagagaccgggaaaaatattccagaagaggtataaaactgatattaatatttttgggacaaatattaatatggagaaaaaCAAATCCTTCCTTGGATAAAATAAATCTTGAGGAATGAAGGATTTAATagtttttgaaagatttaaactaatttattccgagagatagtaaatgtttaaatatggaataaattactttaaatataaattttgtaaataatataacatgAGTACTTTAAAGAATACCAAATCTTGATAGTCCTTTTTCGAACTTCATGTAATTTTAATGTTGCAGTAGCAAGAAAGAGATAATCGTAGTCTCACGAAACGCCTCTGCGCCACTATTGCGTAATCAGAAAAATTTCCTTTAAAATTAATGTATTTTGATGTGAAGGAAGATTTTGAGATTAAAAattacttgccaaaaataactttccacttttaattaatcaaataaattaatgtccttatttgggaggattactaggtgaatttaattttaatgtttgtcacaaataccgaaacaaatatataaataattatatatcgaagatatcctttcagaaTGGTTATAACGGGCGTGATCTCAAAATAAttgcttcttgtttaaaataaaaaaataaaggaaaaattagagttaagttaaaattatagGTGATTAAGGTGTTTGGGAATGAAGTAGAAGATCTAAGCGAACTAGCATTTGTAAGTTTTTATAACTTTTAAGAAATGCTTCTACTTTTTAACACAAACGGTCGAGAAAAACCGAAGTCAACTTCTTTAAAAAGAAGTACTTCTCCTCAGTAGCCAAACACGCGCAatgaggccgtttgggttaacttaaaaggagtgacttcttgcttaaattaaagaagtggagtagaggtgaaaagtaaataaagtgtttggaaaagaagcagaaagtgtgagagaagttaggattctcagcttcttaagaatgtttctacttctttacacaaatggATGAAGAAAAACAAGTCACAAGTTTCTGCTTCTCTGAGCCAAACAGGCTCAATGTTTGCCtcataaacttttattttatcttcCTATTTTAAGTTCAACAAAACCTGTTCTGTAATTGTATGGGGACAAATTTGGTCAACCTTAATACGAacatgaaatataaaaattgtaattGTGTGtcggaaaaattaaaatttacggTCATATTTGAAAAGTTGTTACTTTCTGTCTTGTTTAACTCATGTTAAATGTACTTTTAGTTATTTTTCACAAATTAAAGAGTTCAAATCGCAATTTAATCTCATTACTATAGTTTTTTGTCACTTTAAATTATATACCAAAAATTAAATCATCAAACGCTCTACATTGATATAACAGGTGTTGGCCAAAAAAGAGGATGATAATCTAAAGGTCCCCCATCTTTCTTGCTCTAGGCCAGTGTATCTGCATTTCATAACGCAGCACCACCGGATTggcttttaaaatttgattccaTCTATCTCCTTATGATTCTTCCATACCTAAAAAGTCTAGACCTACATGCAAGCATATCATTATGATAGTTAAAatgcaaaatatttatttcgCTAATAATTGATTATGAAAGTTTTGAGAATGTAATAAATTTACTGTTATGAACATAACGTTGTCTTCACTTGGATTGAATGGAATGatgggagaatgaaatgaattttgtactctaaaaatggtgttgatcaaagaaaatgtatataatttcattccttcaatcattccattcatagtattttaactataattctAACTCACATGTtttgttttggaaggaatgctcattccatttccGCATCATGTTTCGTCACAGTCTTTCTcacaataaatttaaatacatttcTTCTCTTCCTCAAAACTTCTATATAGTTTTCATCTCATTCTCCCATCATTTCATcacatccaagtgaacacagtcTTATAAATAGATTGTCTTACTTGAATGTAAAATTTGCGCCGAGCAATTCTAAATATATACTCTCAAGCTCCTCCTTCCCGGTTCTCATTCTCcaagtatatttatattgtcgtgacatttttttctaaaaaaacatTTGCCCAAAGACAATGAACCCCGAGACAAAGAAAGCTGCATCCATACTCCATCCATACCGGTATAAATGTATAGTTGGTGCCGTACTAGTGAGTAGTCATTGGCCACAGCCATTATGAACTGATGAGATATGAGTTTATTATATCTGAATcttatcctcctttaccctatTATAcaggcaaaaagcaaaagccagatgaaaagtaaaaaaaaccAGCACTTCATTCATAATTTACCATAAACTATGCATCAGAAAATCAATTATAACCGAGGAATATTAAAACGCTAGTGTGAAATTGGATGCATGCTGTTTGGTTTATTTACTATTTGCCATCATGCCAATGGCACTAACATGAGAAAGAACTGATAGCAAAAAGAAACTACTTGCTTTGAAGAATGATAAAAGATAAAAAGAAACAGTTTAATGTTTCAAAATGCAAatataataaagaaataaaatattgattgtCAAAAAGATACTTAATCTTATAGTACAGATGCTCATTTTCACAGTATTTTGTGGCTCATCTTTTCATATATGGCATGAAAGTATGTCTAGCTAACAAATCTTTAGGgttttgtttaatatattaacCCGACTAAAAATCTATTGTGAAACCTAACCCTATTTTACTATGAACTGTGATGAAAAATGAGAACTTTTAATGATCCCTTTTATCcaagaatataataataaaactggCCAATCATTGATTGCCATTTCACATCTGTGTTAGGGACCAACCAACGGCCAGAATTCTTCCTCTTTGCGCTCTATTATTGGATAGAAAAAATATAAGACAGACACCAAATAGAttaacgaattttctatggtgtgcccaagggcacacaatagtcactaactcccatgaaaattctagcttttgattggtggatgaataataaatgtaaatggccccctgcattcacatcaattccaccaatcaaaacaagccattttcatgaaagttggtgcttattgtgtgcccttgggcacacattagaaagaccgataaattaatactaaaatatagcACACATGAATATCTACGCCAGGTAGCTTTTCTATCTGGAAGATTTATTTATAACTAGCCTCAGCACTAGCCACTTGTCATCTCCACCATCACCATTCAGCCTGAAGAAAGGACACAAGGAACAGACTCTCTCTCTACAAGGGTAAAATGGTCTTTTAAAGACTCTCTCTCTAGATTTTCTTACATTATTCATGTACCAAGTTGACATAGTTGCagatattttcatgttttcttgaTTTCAGTTGCCCTTTTTATTCCCAAGTTTTTGGATGTTTGTTGATTATTGATCTTGTCAGGATAACTCAGAACTTTTCAGTATTTGCTTTTATATCCCTGAAAGAGGTGGTGTGCTTTCCATATTTGTGCTTACAGTTTAAACCAACTTGGAGTATTTCTTTTTTCTCATGAGATAATTTTCGAGTAAGGTTGGACTCGAACCCGAGACCCGGATGACATGGAATAATCGTTCGAAGCTAGTATTATTCAATCAACCTCAACCaagtataattttgtttaatctTTATTAGTTTTCTTATTGTTTCAGGATTTTGGCTAGATTTGAACTCATATCTTGAATTGTTTGGTATGCTTATATAATTATACTGTATGTTACTCTGTGCTTCTGATATCATGGTGcagaaatatatattacaagaaaGTGATTAACAGTCTCCATCTTTGCTGCTGatagtttgattttgattatctTGTTAGTTTCTTACTTCTGAGCTTAACTTACTAGCTGATACTCTAGCATAGTTTTTCATCTTTTTTGTATGGGTCCTGTTCCTTGACAACCGGTTGTTAGataagggttatctaacacactgtacgggggccGTTGGATTTATATTCCAAGGGCTCAGATTCAATTTTGGGTTTTTAATGTATCCGCGGTTATTTTCCGCGGAAGGGAAAACTCcctatccgcggttatttaccgcggaaGGGAGTTTTCCCTATCCGCGGTTTTTTATAgcggatacattaaaatctcAGATTGGATCTGGGCCTTTGAAATATAGATCCAACggcccccgtacagtgtgttagataacccttatCTAACAACCGGTTGTCAAGGAACAGGACCCTTTTTGTATTGTAGCATGAAGTCTCCTTTAAGTTTTTAGTTACTTCAAGGCTCAAGCTAAGATGGCAGGTGgattttgtttatattaataGTGTAGTTTCTTCCATACCTTACTTTTAGTTTGCTTAGAAGCTTCCGAATGTATGCTTCTTCTCATTGTTTTTATTGTTCTACAACTATAAACTATTGATGATAGCTGAAAGTAGTAAACTTATATGTAAGAACATAAAGTGATTATGTAATGTTTTAAGTTTCTTGATTTGTTGAGGGGGCATTTATGATTCTATTTGATGTACTAGAATGTTATGTCTATATGAGGCAAATAATGTCGGTTATTGATTATCAGATCGGTTAGGCTTGTCTGGATCAGCAGCAGTTCTCTCAGAAGCGGAAATCTTGAATCATGGGGTCTTACATAAATTTCAAGAACTACGGTGTGACATCTCAGACTGAAGGAAGTGGTTCCAAGCAAGCAGAGAATCCCTCTCTGGCTAGACAGTCGTCTGTATATTCGCTGACTTTTGAAGAGTTGCAGAACACTTTGGATGGAGTTGGAAAGGATTTTGGTTCTATGAATATGGATGAACTTCTAAAGAGTATCTGGACAGCTGAAGGGAATCAGCCTGTGATATCCTCTGGTGACATAAGACAAGGGATTCCTTTTCCTGGTGGAAATTTGAATAAGCAGGGTTCTCTAACGTTGCCTCGTACACTCAGCCAGAAAACTGTTGATGAAGTATGGAAAGATTTGCTTAAAGAAACTGATAATATGAGGGATGGAAATGGAGGAATGAATTTGTCAGAGAGGGAAGCAACTCTGAGTGAGATGACACTGGAGGAGTTTCTGTCTAGGGCAGGGGTGGTAGGGGGAACCACTCATTTCGGAAGGTCTTATAATGGTTCACATGGTGATATAACACAACAAGATAACAGCAATGCCGATTTGCCCTTTGGATTCCCCCAAACAGAAGTAAGCTATGAATCACGCAGTAATAACGTCATAAAGAACAGGAATGCAGTTCATAATCCATATTCCAGTTTAGGTTTGAACTCAGGTGGTATCACCCCTCAGCAGCAACCTCGGCAGCAGCAGCAACCCCTTTTACCTAAGCAAGTAACTTTGGCTTTTGCCTCTCCATTGAATGAAGGAAACAATGCTCAGTTGACAAGCCTCGGAACAAGGAGTCCCCTTGTGAGAAGGGGAGATCCTTTTATGGATAATTCTGCAACTCAGAGCTGTGTCAGACAGAGTAGAGAAATTGGCATTGCCAGTTTAGCTCCTCGTGTTGCAATTCCAGTGGGATATCATAAAAGCCAGTTGACATCAAACATGAACCCTGACAGGAATCTCGATGCATCATCACTGTCACATTCTCCTTATGCATACAATGAAGGTACGAACGGAAGAAGAACTGGTACTTTCGAGAAAGTGGTGGAGAGAAGGCGCAAGAGAATGATTAAGAACAGAGAATCAGCTGCTAGGTCAAGAGCTCGAAAACAGGTAACTAAATACACTACACTACACTGTAAGCATCATGTAACATGTCTTGATGTTTAATATCTACTGCTGCCTGATTTTATTCGCCTAAGTCATCTGTACTTGTTTTGTCTATCTCTTATAGGCATGTGTTTGGCACTGTTATGGTAACATGTACTAAATCCAATCTGTAATGTACTGATATAGCATCGAGGCAGAAAGATGGTGTATCAAACCATTATCACTCTGATTTCAAACTTCTGCATTTTTGACAGGCTTATACACTAGAGTTAGAAGCAGAAGTTGCAAAGCTTAAAGAAGTCAATGAGGAGATGCAGAGCAAACAGGTATTGTCCTAAATGAAATGCAAGTCTTATTTTACTCATTGGTCTCGTAAAAACTCAGTGTTCTTGTGGTTACTGCAGGAAGAATTCATGGAAATGCAGAAAAATCAGGTACTCTCTTAGAATATTATAGTCACTCCAGACTCATGTTACTAATAATTGTATTGATAAGTA
This genomic window contains:
- the LOC108225746 gene encoding ABSCISIC ACID-INSENSITIVE 5-like protein 7, translated to MGSYINFKNYGVTSQTEGSGSKQAENPSLARQSSVYSLTFEELQNTLDGVGKDFGSMNMDELLKSIWTAEGNQPVISSGDIRQGIPFPGGNLNKQGSLTLPRTLSQKTVDEVWKDLLKETDNMRDGNGGMNLSEREATLSEMTLEEFLSRAGVVGGTTHFGRSYNGSHGDITQQDNSNADLPFGFPQTEVSYESRSNNVIKNRNAVHNPYSSLGLNSGGITPQQQPRQQQQPLLPKQVTLAFASPLNEGNNAQLTSLGTRSPLVRRGDPFMDNSATQSCVRQSREIGIASLAPRVAIPVGYHKSQLTSNMNPDRNLDASSLSHSPYAYNEGTNGRRTGTFEKVVERRRKRMIKNRESAARSRARKQAYTLELEAEVAKLKEVNEEMQSKQEEFMEMQKNQILEKMNMPWGSKRLCLRRTLTGPW